The following nucleotide sequence is from Bactrocera oleae isolate idBacOlea1 chromosome 2, idBacOlea1, whole genome shotgun sequence.
TTTTCCTTCTTTATTATGattaataatatgtatttaattgttCGCTTTCTGTACATAATTTTGAGAGTaaacaattattaattaaatattgtactAATATATAGTATACTTAACGTTATgataagaaacattttttatacttgtatgtcagTAAATTgagacaaaataaaataataaaaacaaaaacaaaaacatgaaaatacGTGGGTATGTAGTTGATAAACTtgtgttaaatataaaaaaaatgtgaaggtgtgacatacaaaataaaacacatatacatatgtacatgtaaacaGTATATTAGTGTATAAAATATACTTGGGAAGGATAACGGTTGCGCATCTATTTCTTTCAAATGCTCGCACTAATATTATATGAGCATGTGGTAGTAGATGTGTGGGAAGCAACTAAACATTGTTCAAAAGAAGAGTGTACGAAAAAATGGCTTACTTGAAAATACAGATGTAACTTATTTGCAACAAATAACGATTTGTTTTACTAATACATATTTCTATTTTGGAGTAataaaaagtttggagattcagATTTTGAGGTTAAATGTTTGAAATGATTCATATATCATAACTGATACCCTCGTAAAAGCAGACGGTGGGGACGTTCAAAGCTCAATCACTGCGGCAACATAGCAAGGCATCATATTCGTCGCAAAAATGTTGCAATATAAGTACAAGCTGAGATCTGCAGAAAAGCAACAGTGTCGCAATATTGGTGCAGTTATTTGCTTGCTCGCACATCAACAGTCCTTAAATGGCATACCGATACTCTATTGGTGGAGTTAACCTcgctttaaaaaaagtttctgtTTCATTTTACGTTTTCTGTTAAAATGTTACAAAATGATTCGAAAATGTAAACTCAGGGTTGTTATTTGTGTTTTCAAGTACACTGGCGTCTGTAGACAGTAGCAAATACCAATCCTGTTTCAGTATCCAACGCAAGCATAATGAAAACTATAATCCACTAGTCTTCCGCAATTGGAGTGTGAGTTTACCATATTTATGACGTCACAATTTGTAACATTTAACTATTtggaacaatttttatatactgtCTATTTGGCTGTCACTACAGGCACCTCAGCTCCCATTCTGCATCACTGACTTCATCgtcatagaaaaaaataaagactTACAGTCATAAAACGTTAAGTAAATAGTAGTTGCGGTAACTGCCCGAGCCCAATGACAGACTTAGGTCCATAATGAACCTCAAGAATGTAAACTTTTATTGAGACCTATAAAGATAGAGACCTCTGATATATAGTGGTTTTTTTACTCAATCTTCTCGATACAAATACTCATTACTTCCACGTTTTACCCACATATAAAAGTCGAAAGGAACAACACTTGAGCTTAACTCTTTAAAGAAATtcgaaacttttgaaaaaattacgaTTTATTTCGCAACATACTCTCCTTCAAGATTGAAGCAATCAACTTATCGATGCTCAAATTTCTTACGACCTCTGGAAAATATGTTTCTTTAGGTACTCCTCTTACTCTAATTTCAACCCGGAGAATGACTGCTTGTTGTatggaaataaaaatcaatCGAAGCCAAATCtgaacaagtaagaaagggctaagttcggatgtaaccgaacattttatactctcgcaaagtcaaatggtatactcgtttgagatttctttgtggattgaccgatattttcggtagaaggtcaaccataggcaccggggtccacatattcagtacctaggggcttgaatagttttggtcacaaggtggcatacttcaaacgcattattcacgcaaagttttaccccgatataatcattgttgtttgatttgcatagtggatagtgaaaaaatcagatggaatttaaaatggtgttatatgggaaataggcgtggttgtaatccgatttcgcacatataaatatgagaagaatgttatgtaccaaacttggttgaaatcgggtaagcagatcccaagatatggattttcacctaaaagtgggcggttccacgctcactgactaattttgaacgcggttactataaagtcatctcataacattctagagataaaatttaatgtctctggcgtgttcagggtctggtttatcgcgcttttagtattttttaacagtaccgttatatggggagtgggcgtggttttcacccattttcacactgtaggtagaggtgctagaaacatttgcttccagttatTAATTAAAACTGCAGAtaccccttcctaatgtgatcctatgtaccaaataacagttttatatcttattgcggagcttggttatggcaatttatgtgtttttgattaatggcgttttgtgggcgtggcagtggtccgattacgtccatctacaataccaactgttttacggtaccaagaaacatgtgtacaaagtttcataaagatatttcaagtttagctcaagttacagcttgcacagacggacggacggacggacagacagtcacaagattcaaactcgtctcttcatcctgatcatttatatatatataaccctatatctaactcgattagttttaggtgatacaaacaaccgttaggtgaacaaaactattatactctgtagcaacaagttgcgagagtataaaaatgcagtGGATAGAACAGCAGTTCGTAGCCAAAATTTGACTAATGTGGCTGTAGCGACGGCGTTGGGATTTACCAATTTAGCAAATTTTCTGCAATCCGGCGTCGAATCAGCCCaataatttgttgtttgttgcccAGTCAGTTGAAATAGATCACAACTTGTGAATTTCAGAAAACGGTGGACATCATTGCTCTATGACTTATCTGCGCGATTTCTCTACCGTCCGATATTCCCCTTTCTATTTTTCTAAAACCAACGAATATACCCGCTTCCACACACCATCTACAAAAACTACGCGTCCGATTCGGCTGAAATTTTGACAGTAATCGCCTAGGAGAATTTACTACATGGCAATAAAATTATCCTACGATGGTAGCGCCATCGGTGGTGTGGGCTAAATAGTTATAGAACCGCCTTTGTGACGGACCGTACTCATACCCCGTTGTGATTTACTTGAAAGACCCAAAAGTGTTATCAACACAAATTGGAGGTAAACTACAATCGAAATTTCTTTCATAAAGGCAAactatttttcgtttttataaaataaattttttattaaatatatgattttataaAACGCATGTACAGTTAACCTATATAAGCGTTATTAAAGAATTAGTGGCAAAGTATTTCTTACAGTATTGacattaataaattcaaatttttttaaagtaaaaatattatttacgtaccaatatatttgtatttgtatatatgtatatacttaatgATATATATAATGATCAGCAAAGCTTTTAGATACTTGCGTTTTATAGTgtgtaaaagaaaaaagaataaTTACAGTAAGTACTTAACTAAATTgcttagatacatatgtatgtattttgtcaTTACACATACAATATCTGGCGAAAATATCATTcctatctacatatatattttgttctaTGCTATTCTTTTCTTTGATACAAATCACATCTTATTGAGCTGATCACAAAATCCAATCACTAAATAACGGTTCTTATCCCTGATGGCCatgcatttttataaaacaaaaaatttagacaAAACTGAAAGCTTATTTCACATGCTTATGTAGAAtattacgtatattatatagtatatatgcatTCAACTTATTTACGGaagatatatttattgtatatatatagtattttacataacaaaaattaacgcttaaaaaaatataattatcaaaacatttgtaataaacgcaaatacatatatttttgtatattaaatatatatttataaatatatacatatatcatagtATATAGTAGTTTATATAAGTATCTATAGTTAAAAAATGGCAATCGTTGAGTAGCAAAGTGTGAGCTTAACGGTAAGTTAATGTGCTGGGTGTAAAAaaacttatacacatacatacatatatacgtatacgtgtgtgtgtgagtttaaCGCTTTGCTTTTTTGTAGAACATAAGTATGTGTTGAACATACCATAAGCTCTcgaatacaatttataatttttatatttattataatttttgcttttacagttttttatttttacctttTATGGCAAAATGTCTGTTTACTTCCACAATTTTTAATCATTATCCACACTAATATACTTTAAAACAATAAGGTACTAACAGTTTCCATTTAGTTACGCGGtttctaattttaaaatgtgttcttaattttaatatacttttttaatcattttaactAATTCTTTGTACAGAATGCAGTCTCTGCTGCGCGGTTTGCAAATCTCACGATGATCCAAGCGTATGCCGCATACATCGCCAAATCCAGGATctgcgaaataaatgaaaaattgttaataataatattgctcTTAATAGTGTGCTGGAGGCTAACACCTTGATTTGGAATGAAGGTCTAAGCTAAAGCTCGCAAATATTCAGGTTTAAAATTTGAGGGTTTGAAGTGTCTTGAAGTCGTTCTCACTACACTACGTAGATGGAACGgagcataattttttatacggCCATGGACTATCAGCAGCATACCACAAAATCATGTGAGGTATATTTTCTTGTCTTGAAGAAAAGAGGATTATATATTTCAGACATTGCAAGTGTTGTTAAATGAACTTGGTGTTTTAGCTAATCTTATATTTAATCCTTGCCCTACTGCGTACACGGGCGGTCTGATAAGTACTTCggctacaaaaaataaaagtaaaataaaatttggagaTCGTTGCCTTGATACAACGATGCACCCATTTCTTTAAACCGgccaaaatatgtattttctagAGGTATGCAAAGTAGGCCTCTGTGGTATTCGATGTGGATCTCATCTTGTGAGTCCCTGAAAATTATGACCATCCCTTTCTAGCCAATGCGCCCCTCTTTGCCTTCTTCGGAGCAAATTCGACGGTGAAGTCCACAGTTTCGAATGCTTCTTCATATCCGGTGTGTACTAGTGAGTCCATGTTACGTTGATGGCCACGAAAACATTACTTCTTGGGATTGCGCTATAATAGCGTCAAACACTGCTGTAAAGTGGTCCCATTGTTACCTGGACTCAGTAAATGCGAAGGAGAAGATTCCCCAAGgagaaaatgaataaaatcactAAGCGATATTGCTTTCGCTTTTTTCTAGGTTTTTCTAAAATTCCACAAGCGGTCAAAAAATTACGCCTCCAATTCGGCTAAAATTTCAACAGTAGCCGTCTAAAAGAATAGACTCGTCGGTGAGGCTAAGTATTTATCACATTTGGAAAAATGCGACTCTGACACAGTGACAATGAAGATAATAGAACATTATCCAACACTTTCAAAAGGTCTAGTGCTATAAGAAACCTTCCCTTTTAGAGCTAATCAAGGTCTCTACAGCGCAGCACTATCTACGTTTCGGGTGTTTCAGCAATGTATTGCAATTATTATTCCGCCATGATTTTACAAGACCTCTGCCTTAAgcctttatttcaatttaattaattcgaTAAATGTAGTGAGCATAGTTGGTGAAACGGAGAAACCGTTATCTAGACTATCTAACATAAACCTTTGGTACAAAGAATAATCTGTCCCGACAATTCGTCGCGTTGGAAACAGATTTGATGTTTGATCAGGCCTTGCGGACACCAAAAAAAAGATTGGAAGTCTTTAGAAAatcttattatttaattaacttataATAGTGGTCAAAAGGTGCCTATTTTATTTCTACGGTTTTGTAGATAAACTCGAACTGAGTCTTCATTTAATTCAACACATTCCTAACTCACCTGCTGAATCCACTCCGACAATGCGCAGATAAAGCACCGACATCAGTGTCAAAGCCGTCTCCACAAAGCTGAATACCTCTATTTTAATATGGCCCAAATGATAGAGGCCCGCAAAGCGTCGATGCAGatccaataaatatttgttatctgTAATTATGGAAGCAATAATAatccatataaatatttacatatttatcctAAACTCACTCTTCTCAATGTCCAACATTTCGACAGAGCGTGCCAGCAGCGGCGCTTTAATGCAAGCCAAATGTGAACCACGATGCGGGACCGAATAAAAAAAGGCACCGCGCGAAGAGCGCCAGAGCGGCGCCACTGCCGGACGTCCACTTTCCCAAGCATTGACTATGATTTGCTTGATAAACAGGCCACCTTTGGAGTGACCCACCCACACAATCGGTTGACCACAACCGATGCGATGTTTTATCAGCAACTCGGTCATTTCACGAGCACGCTCTATGAGGTTCGAACGTGGCTCCTTCTTTTTCCACAAGGGACGCCATAAATATTGATCGGTGGTATAGTTGACGGCGATAACGCGTACACCGGGGCAGTCCAAGGGCAGCCAATCACCGGGCcaacattttgaataatttggATCATTAGCCGAAGGTTTGGCTTTTCCTTTCGCCTTGGTACTATCAGTGACAGGCGGTGTTTGACTCATATGTGGCTCACCGGCACAACCATCCATAGGACTATCGTGCATCTTGTCGAATTGACCTTGCAGCAGCCGACCATTATCGTTCAAACGCAGCCGGAATGTGGGAAAACTGTACTCTATGCCATCACAATTTTGTATATCTTCTGGCGCGCCACACACATATGAGAcactgcaaataaaaatattcatggcaacaaatttaaaaacatatgttCTTAATGCATACCCCTCTTTCAATTCACGCTCAGTCGCATCGAAAAAGCCGTCATCTAAATCGTTGATTTCATCAGACTCCATTGCCTCCAGTGTGACGCGTTGACTCGGATCGCCTTGCGCAAATCTTGCACGTTTTTGCCTGTGTGGCGGATGTAGTAAGGCAGTTCGAGAATGTTTTGGCCGCTTCGGTGGCCTTACAGGTGGCTTTGGTGGTCGTTCGAAATTTTCAGGTTGGCGCTCGTTTTCCCAAAGTCCTTGTTTCCATGTATTCAGTAATGAACCGTGCAGTCCGTGTATGAACACAATATCGGCGCGTATAGGCTGACCAGGTGGCGGTTCTGCCAATATTTTTATCGTGCAACATTTTGGTGCCGGAGTGTGTGGCACCGCGTTTTTTAGCTTATCCGTCGAAAAATTTGCCATAACTATGGAAGGTTCATTTAGAAAGGGGGAGAATATAGGCATAGTCGGCGTGCCGGGTGTTGTTGGAGTCGGCGGTGGTGTAGCTGTTGTATAACATGCAGCAATATCGATGGAAGGTGTATCGGGAAGACTTTCGACACCATCGCGCGATTGTCGTATTTTGAGAAGCTTCAATATCGGTTCTATGCGCTGTGAAACTGTgggaataaataatatttgagaaTTATGGATACTTCCCAAAGCGGTATGGATACATATCAAGGTACTACAAATTatatgataaataatattacaaaataaaatatttaaaaatcaataactATTTGATAATGAATACCATTCCAACAGCAAATAATGATCTAAAATAACATGAAGTCTTCCAATACGACCAACAAAAATTAGTTTAGAGACACCCAGGTGCTAGGAACAGTCGAAACAGTGGAAACTGCATCAAAGTAGGCGTAAACTATTCTATCGGATGATGACTAGCTGTTTCTGGttacattatatatgtacagcAAATATGTAGATGGAATATTATAGATTGATTAAGACAAATAGTCAATCAAGTAgcgatataagtatgtatttgaaaagcataaaataccgaaaatataatattaagcctTAAATCCAGATAGTATGTATCAAATACCCCATGTGTGGATCACAGACAGCATAAaagcttaaataatattttttttgtaattaaatgatTTCTTCCATAGgagattttacaaaaaaaaaaaaaaaaaaaaaaaaaaaaacccaggACTCTAAACGAAGCCTAATGACCAAGAGCATTGTATCCTGAAGCGCCAATACATGTCGAATATGTTTAAAACTGCAGAAGATATGAGGAGCTAGATTGGTAAATCGGAAAACGTCGACCCCTTAAGGTCGTTGATCAGAAAAGAAACCAGTTTTGATGCATGCGGTGCGTCAAAAGAGGCTATAATGGGCTCAAATACATGAATGGTTGAACTCAAACGACtggatatgtattatatttttaaataaatcaaataaatatttttggttcgAATGGTATTTACTACGTACGACATAAAGCCGGATAACGCTTCAAAAATGAATGCTTTAGACGGACCGTCAGGCAAGAAGGATACCAAATGATCTTGGCATGCTTTTCTTATTATTGTAGATCGGTCACTAATTGatacaacaataaaagcgaaaaagtgTCAAATTTGTTGTTTACCTATTATATAAAAGTGATccaagttaataaaatatttagttaaactAGCTCGGCTAGATTGGGCAGGTAATAGGCCCAATCGAGACATATTTTCGAAGTTAAAATAccgaaaaaaaatacataacaaTAGAAAAGCTTTTTTCGATTTGCAAATTATTTGGTATAATCGCATAGTTCTTAACAAAAtccaaaatttaatgaattttatgcCAAAACGTATTAAGGCTGCCTTAGAAAGCAACGGAAGTCCaaccaaatattataattaaattttatcaaattattttttcaatatttatctaataatatatttttgtgttttctttattttgcattacaacattttttttaatatttaaaactaaactcGTTCATGTTCCTTCGTTTTTCTAAATTATcgcaatttaaaatataagttttatttgacagaaaaaaattattgtatgctaaaaaataattcttttgGTTAATTGATTATTAGCTTGCatgaaattatacaaatattcatCAATCAATAAACACTTTTtgggaaaattattaaaatgtaaaattttctaCCTGTCCGGATAATTTTGCCCATTATTGTATATTGCTATGCCTCTGGTgtttcaacaaaaaacacaaattcaatgtaaaaaaagttttcagtttatAACAAAATCATAATTCTATACATGATTATATGATATTATGGAGAACCcaatacttaaattattttgaaaatagcctacatatgtatgtatgtgatgatGCGAGTCAGAAGTGATCTCGTTtccattttatacatttttataatgatTGTAGTATTTTACttcagctacatatgtatatagaaaaaattagtCTTTATTGGTTAAAGAATTAATGCCGAtgtc
It contains:
- the LOC106615116 gene encoding uncharacterized protein isoform X1, translating into MQITNQNTCDTAETSIATTKTDSEIDTTATTTINTTNTQNEAFANYNVVLDNLCVQHNNLNELVVNTTTTHIKEELLVTPMDQRPQLDEDNENCVIDIATMQIADDSNNTVTLPALSGGSNNKCSYTNEHSEPKGERIEGDAKGEIDIAANTEVESDGDGEEEGEDDNEAEVANEYMNEIEISKVDEEQIITELVDASGQQSCTEAKQSNGMRVAFGIILRLMLPLANSVMRRFMGISDVRFQRILKPITSSRQVLTNLMAFAANSISLNLSSVHVSQRIEPILKLLKIRQSRDGVESLPDTPSIDIAACYTTATPPPTPTTPGTPTMPIFSPFLNEPSIVMANFSTDKLKNAVPHTPAPKCCTIKILAEPPPGQPIRADIVFIHGLHGSLLNTWKQGLWENERQPENFERPPKPPVRPPKRPKHSRTALLHPPHRQKRARFAQGDPSQRVTLEAMESDEINDLDDGFFDATERELKEGYALRTYVFKFVAMNIFICSVSYVCGAPEDIQNCDGIEYSFPTFRLRLNDNGRLLQGQFDKMHDSPMDGCAGEPHMSQTPPVTDSTKAKGKAKPSANDPNYSKCWPGDWLPLDCPGVRVIAVNYTTDQYLWRPLWKKKEPRSNLIERAREMTELLIKHRIGCGQPIVWVGHSKGGLFIKQIIVNAWESGRPAVAPLWRSSRGAFFYSVPHRGSHLACIKAPLLARSVEMLDIEKNNKYLLDLHRRFAGLYHLGHIKIEVFSFVETALTLMSVLYLRIVGVDSADPGFGDVCGIRLDHREICKPRSRDCILYKELVKMIKKVY
- the LOC106615116 gene encoding uncharacterized protein isoform X2 → MQITNQNTCDTAETSIATTKTDSEIDTTATTTINTTNTQNEAFANYNVVLDNLCVQHNNLNELVVNTTTTHIKEELLVTPMDQRPQLDEDNENCVIDIATMQIADDSNNTVTLPALSGGSNNKCSYTNEHSEPKGERIEGDAKGEIDIAANTEVESDGDGEEEGEDDNEAEVANEYMNEIEISKVDEEQIITELVDASGQQSCTEASKQSNGMRVAFGIILRLMLPLANSVMRRFMGISDVRFQRILKPITSSRQVLTNLMAFAANSISLNLSSVHDFSYTKSKRFLKNFSQRIEPILKLLKIRQSRDGVESLPDTPSIDIAACYTTATPPPTPTTPGTPTMPIFSPFLNEPSIVMANFSTDKLKNAVPHTPAPKCCTIKILAEPPPGQPIRADIVFIHGLHGSLLNTWKQGLWENERQPENFERPPKPPVRPPKRPKHSRTALLHPPHRQKRARFAQGDPSQRVTLEAMESDEINDLDDGFFDATERELKEGVSYVCGAPEDIQNCDGIEYSFPTFRLRLNDNGRLLQGQFDKMHDSPMDGCAGEPHMSQTPPVTDSTKAKGKAKPSANDPNYSKCWPGDWLPLDCPGVRVIAVNYTTDQYLWRPLWKKKEPRSNLIERAREMTELLIKHRIGCGQPIVWVGHSKGGLFIKQIIVNAWESGRPAVAPLWRSSRGAFFYSVPHRGSHLACIKAPLLARSVEMLDIEKNNKYLLDLHRRFAGLYHLGHIKIEVFSFVETALTLMSVLYLRIVGVDSADPGFGDVCGIRLDHREICKPRSRDCILYKELVKMIKKVY
- the LOC106615116 gene encoding uncharacterized protein isoform X3 — protein: MQITNQNTCDTAETSIATTKTDSEIDTTATTTINTTNTQNEAFANYNVVLDNLCVQHNNLNELVVNTTTTHIKEELLVTPMDQRPQLDEDNENCVIDIATMQIADDSNNTVTLPALSGGSNNKCSYTNEHSEPKGERIEGDAKGEIDIAANTEVESDGDGEEEGEDDNEAEVANEYMNEIEISKVDEEQIITELVDASGQQSCTEAKQSNGMRVAFGIILRLMLPLANSVMRRFMGISDVRFQRILKPITSSRQVLTNLMAFAANSISLNLSSVHDFSYTKSKRFLKNFSQRIEPILKLLKIRQSRDGVESLPDTPSIDIAACYTTATPPPTPTTPGTPTMPIFSPFLNEPSIVMANFSTDKLKNAVPHTPAPKCCTIKILAEPPPGQPIRADIVFIHGLHGSLLNTWKQGLWENERQPENFERPPKPPVRPPKRPKHSRTALLHPPHRQKRARFAQGDPSQRVTLEAMESDEINDLDDGFFDATERELKEGVSYVCGAPEDIQNCDGIEYSFPTFRLRLNDNGRLLQGQFDKMHDSPMDGCAGEPHMSQTPPVTDSTKAKGKAKPSANDPNYSKCWPGDWLPLDCPGVRVIAVNYTTDQYLWRPLWKKKEPRSNLIERAREMTELLIKHRIGCGQPIVWVGHSKGGLFIKQIIVNAWESGRPAVAPLWRSSRGAFFYSVPHRGSHLACIKAPLLARSVEMLDIEKNNKYLLDLHRRFAGLYHLGHIKIEVFSFVETALTLMSVLYLRIVGVDSADPGFGDVCGIRLDHREICKPRSRDCILYKELVKMIKKVY
- the LOC106615116 gene encoding uncharacterized protein isoform X4; protein product: MQITNQNTCDTAETSIATTKTDSEIDTTATTTINTTNTQNEAFANYNVVLDNLCVQHNNLNELVVNTTTTHIKEELLVTPMDQRPQLDEDNENCVIDIATMQIADDSNNTVTLPALSGGSNNKCSYTNEHSEPKGERIEGDAKGEIDIAANTEVESDGDGEEEGEDDNEAEVANEYMNEIEISKVDEEQIITELVDASGQQSCTEAKQSNGMRVAFGIILRLMLPLANSVMRRFMGISDVRFQRILKPITSSRQVLTNLMAFAANSISLNLSSVHVSQRIEPILKLLKIRQSRDGVESLPDTPSIDIAACYTTATPPPTPTTPGTPTMPIFSPFLNEPSIVMANFSTDKLKNAVPHTPAPKCCTIKILAEPPPGQPIRADIVFIHGLHGSLLNTWKQGLWENERQPENFERPPKPPVRPPKRPKHSRTALLHPPHRQKRARFAQGDPSQRVTLEAMESDEINDLDDGFFDATERELKEGVSYVCGAPEDIQNCDGIEYSFPTFRLRLNDNGRLLQGQFDKMHDSPMDGCAGEPHMSQTPPVTDSTKAKGKAKPSANDPNYSKCWPGDWLPLDCPGVRVIAVNYTTDQYLWRPLWKKKEPRSNLIERAREMTELLIKHRIGCGQPIVWVGHSKGGLFIKQIIVNAWESGRPAVAPLWRSSRGAFFYSVPHRGSHLACIKAPLLARSVEMLDIEKNNKYLLDLHRRFAGLYHLGHIKIEVFSFVETALTLMSVLYLRIVGVDSADPGFGDVCGIRLDHREICKPRSRDCILYKELVKMIKKVY